The proteins below are encoded in one region of Apium graveolens cultivar Ventura chromosome 4, ASM990537v1, whole genome shotgun sequence:
- the LOC141718079 gene encoding 2-methylene-furan-3-one reductase-like, with product MKAWVNEEYGASGSVLKFETEYNVPEINDDQVLVKVEAAALNPVDYKRMLGFFKGIDSALPHVPGYDVAGVVVKVGSKVKKLKEGDEVYGNVNETPLKNCKRSGTLAEFTAVEENLVAIKPKNLSFAEAASLPLALLTAYQGFELAEFTPGKSVLILGGAGGVGSLAIQLAKHVFGASKIVTTCSAGKIELVMSLGADVTIDYTKEQFEELPEKYDMVFDTVGACDKAVKVMKEDGKVVSIWGKVTAPGVSFLVTSKGSDLEKLNPYLESGKVTALLDPKSPFPFSQTVEAFAHLETGRAIGKVVIYPIA from the exons ATGAAGGCATGGGTTAATGAAGAATATGGTGCATCAGGAAGTGTGTTGAAATTTGAAACAGAGTACAATGTACCTGAGATCAATGATGATCAGGTTCTTGTTAAGGTTGAAGCTGCTGCTCTTAATCCCGTTGATTATAAGCGTATGCTCGGCTTCTTTAAGGGCATCGACTCCGCTTTACCT CATGTTCCGGGATATGATGTAGCTGGAGTTGTGGTTAAAGTTGGGAGCAAAGTTAAGAAGCTCAAGGAAGGAGATGAAGTCTACGGTAATGTTAACGAGACACCTCTGAAGAATTGTAAACGATCGGGAACATTGGCAGAGTTCACTGCAGTGGAGGAGAATCTTGTGGCTATTAAACCCAAGAATTTGAGCTTTGCTGAAGCTGCTAGCCTTCCCCTCGCTCTTTTGACCGCTTATCAAGGTTTCGAACTTGCTGAATTCACTCCTGGCAAATCTGTCCTTATCTTGGGCGGTGCTGGTGGGGTTGGCTCCCTAGCAATTCAG CTAGCAAAACATGTTTTTGGTGCTTCAAAAATTGTTACTACTTGTAGCGCTGGAAAGATCGAGCTTGTGATGAGTTTGGGTGCTGATGTCACAATTGACTACACAAAGGAACAATTCGAGGAACTGCCAGAGAAATATGATATGGTATTTGACACAGTTGGTGCCTGCGACAAGGCAGTGAAGGTGATGAAAGAAGATGGAAAAGTAGTATCAATCTGGGGCAAAGTGACTGCACCAGGTGTGTCGTTTCTAGTAACTTCCAAAGGATCAGATCTGGAGAAACTGAACCCATACTTGGAGAGTGGGAAGGTGACGGCTTTGCTAGACCCTAAATCACCATTCCCATTCTCTCAGACCGTGGAAGCATTCGCACATCTTGAAACTGGCAGAGCTATTGGCAAAGTTGTCATTTATCCTATTGCCTGA
- the LOC141718080 gene encoding 2-methylene-furan-3-one reductase-like, protein MKAWVNEEYGASGNVLKLESEYNVPEINDDQVLVKVEAAALNPVDYKRMLGFFKGIDSALPHVPGYDVAGVVVKVGSKVKKLKEGDEVYGNVNETPLKNCKRSGTLAEFTAVEENLVAIKPKNLSFAEAASLPLALLTAYQGFELVEFTPGKSVLILGGAGGVGSLAIQLAKHVFGASKIVTTCSAGKIELMMSLGADVTIDYTKEQFEELPEKYDMVFDTVGACDKAVKAIKENGKVVSIWGKVTAPGVSFLVTSKASDLEKLNPYLESGKVTALLDPKSPFPFSQTVEAFAHLETGRAIGKVVIYPIA, encoded by the exons ATGAAAGCTTGGGTTAATGAAGAATATGGTGCCTCAGGAAATGTGTTGAAATTAGAATCAGAGTACAATGTACCTGAGATCAATGATGATCAGGTTCTTGTTAAGGTTGAAGCTGCTGCTCTTAATCCTGTTGATTATAAGCGTATGCTCGGTTTCTTTAAAGGCATCGACTCCGCTTTACCT CATGTTCCAGGATATGATGTAGCTGGAGTTGTGGTTAAAGTTGGGAGCAAAGTTAAGAAGCTCAAGGAAGGAGATGAAGTCTATGGTAATGTTAACGAGACACCTCTAAAGAATTGTAAACGATCAGGAACATTGGCAGAGTTCACTGCAGTGGAGGAGAATCTTGTGGCTATTAAACCCAAGAATTTGAGCTTTGCTGAAGCAGCTAGCCTTCCCCTCGCTCTTTTGACTGCTTATCAAGGTTTTGAACTCGTGGAATTCACTCCCGGCAAATCTGTCCTCATCCTGGGTGGTGCTGGTGGTGTTGGCTCCCTAGCAATCCAG CTAGCAAAACATGTTTTTGGTGCTTCAAAAATTGTAACTACTTGTAGCGCTGGAAAGATCGAGCTTATGATGAGTTTAGGTGCTGATGTCACAATTGACTACACAAAGGAACAATTCGAGGAGTTGCCTGAGAAATACGACATGGTATTTGATACAGTTGGTGCATGCGACAAAGCAGTGAAGGCGATCAAAGAAAATGGGAAAGTAGTATCGATCTGGGGCAAAGTGACTGCACCTGGTGTCTCCTTTCTAGTAACTTCCAAAGCATCAGATCTGGAGAAACTGAACCCATATTTGGAGAGTGGAAAGGTGACGGCTCTGTTAGACCCTAAATCACCATTCCCATTCTCCCAGACCGTGGAAGCATTTGCACATCTTGAAACTGGTAGAGCTATTGGCAAAGTTGTCATTTATCCTATTGCCTAA
- the LOC141718081 gene encoding peroxynitrite isomerase Rv2717c: MIKAGGGGGAIHPAVEPLAYLLGTWRGQGQGGFPTISSFQYTEELHFSHPGNKPVIIYTQKTWKSNSGEPMHAESGYWRPKPDGSIEVVIAQSTGLVEVLKGTSNADDKVVKLRSELVGNASKVKEITRTFKLVDGELTYEVEMATGAVSLQPHLRASLKKL; this comes from the exons ATGATTAAAgcaggaggaggaggaggagcaATACATCCAGCAGTGGAGCCATTAGCATACTTGTTAGGAACCTGGAGAGGCCAAGGCCAAGGTGGATTTCCAACCATCTCTTCTTTTCAATACACTGAAGAGCTTCATTTCTCTCACCCTGGTAACAAGCCTGTTATTATTTACACTCAAAAAACATGGAAATCAAACTCCGGCGAGCCGATGCACGCTGAGAGTGGCTATTGGAGGCCTAAACCTGATGGCTCCATTGAAGTTGTCATTGCTCAGAGTACTGGTCTTGTTGAAGTCTTG AAAGGAACATCAAATGCAGATGATAAAGTGGTTAAGCTTCGCAGTGAATTGGTGGGCAATGCTTCTAAG GTGAAAGAGATTACTCGGACTTTTAAGCTGGTTGATGGAGAACTTACCTATGAAGTTGAAATGGCTACTGGAGCTGTAAGTCTTCAGCCACACTTGAGAGCCTCCTTGAAGAAGCTGTGA